One segment of Olsenella uli DSM 7084 DNA contains the following:
- a CDS encoding prephenate dehydrogenase — protein MAEKNAAALVAGRIGVVGLGLMGGSFAKAAHAAGQEVYAWNRTRSTLELALIDTVDGELDAHTIPSCELVILAGYPQASIDWLTREEGLISPGAIVIDTIGVKRTVCERCFEIADRHDWTFVGCHPMAGKQYSGYAHASATMFRGAPLVVVPPRHMDDLERANVLERLKALLAPCSFGSFTLATADFHDRQIAYTSQLAHIVSNAYVKSPAAQMHKGFSAGSYRDLTRVARLNAPMWTELFLDNADYLSQEIGAIIDSLQAYRDALDEGDASRLKALLAEGDRLKREAEKR, from the coding sequence ATGGCCGAGAAGAACGCGGCCGCCCTCGTTGCCGGCAGGATCGGCGTGGTGGGCCTGGGTCTCATGGGCGGTTCCTTCGCAAAGGCCGCGCATGCGGCCGGTCAGGAGGTCTATGCCTGGAACCGCACGCGCTCGACGCTCGAGCTCGCCCTGATCGACACCGTCGATGGTGAGCTCGATGCGCATACGATTCCCAGCTGCGAGCTCGTCATCCTCGCAGGCTACCCCCAGGCGAGCATCGACTGGCTCACCCGGGAGGAGGGCCTCATCTCCCCCGGTGCCATCGTCATCGACACCATAGGCGTCAAGCGCACCGTCTGCGAGCGCTGCTTCGAGATCGCGGACCGCCACGACTGGACCTTCGTGGGCTGCCACCCCATGGCCGGCAAGCAGTACTCGGGCTACGCCCACGCGAGCGCCACCATGTTCAGGGGCGCACCGCTGGTCGTCGTTCCCCCAAGGCACATGGACGACCTCGAGCGGGCCAACGTGCTCGAGCGCCTCAAGGCCCTGCTTGCCCCCTGCTCGTTCGGGTCGTTCACGCTCGCGACGGCAGACTTCCACGACCGCCAGATCGCCTACACCTCCCAGCTAGCCCACATCGTGTCAAACGCCTACGTCAAGAGCCCCGCGGCCCAGATGCACAAGGGCTTCTCGGCAGGGTCCTACAGGGACCTCACGCGCGTGGCGCGCCTCAACGCGCCCATGTGGACCGAGCTCTTCCTGGACAACGCCGACTACCTCTCGCAGGAGATAGGTGCCATCATCGACAGCCTGCAGGCCTACAGGGACGCCCTCGACGAGGGTGACGCCAGCAGGCTCAAGGCCCTCCTGGCCGAGGGCGACCGTCTCAAGAGGGAGGCCGAGAAGAGATGA
- the aroF gene encoding 3-deoxy-7-phosphoheptulonate synthase has product MIAIVKGSASSEQLAHFIGWIEDRGFKTDVSRGESETIVGIIGDTTQIDPFLLESMDIVDQVRRVTEPFKKANRKFHPQDSVIECGHGVRVGAGSFQVIAGPCSVEGENLLSIARAVKEAGATMLRGGAYKPRTSPYAYQGMGERGLDLLLEASCELDMPIVTEVMDPRDVQLFVDRQIDVMQIGARNAQNFSLLKEVGRTTVPVLLKRGMSQTLDELLMAAEYVMSEGNKNVILCERGIRTFETRTRNTFDVNAIPVLHHLSHLPVIGDPSHATGYTRYVRPAAYAAVAAGADGLEIEVHDQPSQAWSDGAQALTPAQFASAMRRIALIREAVDDGDGA; this is encoded by the coding sequence ATGATCGCAATCGTAAAGGGCTCCGCCTCGTCGGAGCAGCTCGCCCACTTCATCGGCTGGATCGAGGACCGCGGCTTCAAGACGGACGTCTCGCGCGGCGAGAGCGAAACCATCGTCGGCATCATCGGCGACACCACCCAGATCGACCCCTTCCTCCTGGAGTCGATGGACATCGTCGACCAGGTGCGGCGCGTCACCGAGCCCTTCAAGAAGGCCAACCGCAAGTTCCATCCCCAGGACAGCGTCATCGAGTGCGGGCACGGGGTCCGCGTCGGCGCAGGCAGCTTCCAGGTCATCGCCGGACCCTGTTCCGTCGAGGGCGAGAACCTCCTTTCCATCGCGCGCGCGGTCAAGGAGGCGGGGGCCACGATGCTGCGCGGCGGGGCCTACAAGCCCCGCACCTCGCCCTACGCATACCAGGGCATGGGCGAGAGGGGACTCGACCTCTTGCTCGAGGCATCCTGCGAGCTGGACATGCCCATCGTGACCGAGGTCATGGACCCCCGTGACGTCCAGCTCTTCGTCGACCGGCAGATTGACGTCATGCAGATCGGTGCACGCAACGCCCAGAACTTCAGCCTGCTCAAGGAGGTCGGCAGAACCACTGTGCCCGTCCTTCTCAAGCGCGGCATGTCCCAGACCCTCGACGAGCTCCTCATGGCGGCCGAGTACGTCATGAGCGAAGGCAACAAGAACGTCATCCTCTGCGAGCGCGGCATCCGCACCTTCGAGACACGCACCCGCAACACCTTTGACGTGAACGCCATCCCCGTCCTGCACCACCTCTCCCACCTCCCCGTCATCGGCGACCCCAGCCACGCCACGGGCTACACCCGCTACGTCCGCCCTGCGGCGTATGCGGCCGTCGCAGCAGGTGCCGACGGTCTCGAGATCGAGGTCCATGACCAGCCCTCCCAGGCCTGGTCCGACGGGGCGCAGGCCCTGACCCCTGCGCAGTTCGCCTCGGCGATGAGGCGCATCGCCCTCATCCGCGAAGCCGTCGACGACGGGGACGGGGCATAG
- the aroC gene encoding chorismate synthase: protein MPSTFGAALKVTVFGQSHSEAVGCVVEGLPSGIAIDRERLAGFMARRAPGQGSWATPRREPDHPHIVSGLNADGKTCGAPLAALIDNTSTRSSDYDRLLRVPRPGHADFAAFAKWHGNQDIPGGGHFSGRLTAPLCLAGGIALQYLGERGIRIGAHLLSVADVTDEAFDVLDNTPASQTRLADQLDRLADGRAFPTLDAAVAARMRAAIDGARRAQDSVGGVIECVALGLPAGVGSPMFDGIENLIARAVFGIPAVKGIEFGRGFEAATLRGSQNNDPFEMRDGAACPRTNNAGGVLGGISTGAPVHFRLALKPTPSIARAQDSVDLVGKTDERLCVRGRHDPCVAPRAVPAVEAVCALVLLDALLAFPAETDE from the coding sequence ATGCCCTCCACCTTTGGCGCCGCCCTCAAGGTCACGGTCTTCGGTCAGTCCCACTCCGAGGCGGTCGGTTGCGTCGTGGAGGGGCTCCCCTCCGGCATCGCCATCGACCGCGAGCGACTCGCAGGCTTCATGGCCCGCCGGGCGCCCGGCCAGGGCAGCTGGGCCACGCCCCGCCGCGAGCCGGACCACCCGCACATCGTGAGCGGCCTCAACGCCGACGGGAAGACCTGCGGGGCCCCGCTCGCCGCCCTCATCGACAATACCAGCACCCGATCCTCGGACTACGACCGCCTGCTGCGCGTCCCCAGGCCCGGCCATGCGGACTTCGCGGCATTCGCCAAGTGGCACGGCAACCAGGACATCCCTGGGGGCGGCCACTTCTCCGGCCGTCTGACGGCCCCCCTCTGCCTGGCTGGCGGCATCGCCCTGCAATACCTGGGCGAAAGGGGCATCCGCATAGGCGCGCACCTTCTCTCCGTCGCAGACGTCACCGACGAGGCGTTCGACGTGCTCGACAACACGCCCGCCTCGCAGACCCGCCTCGCAGACCAACTCGATCGCCTGGCGGATGGCAGGGCCTTCCCCACGCTCGACGCCGCTGTGGCGGCGCGCATGCGCGCCGCCATCGATGGCGCGCGCCGTGCGCAGGACTCTGTCGGCGGCGTCATCGAGTGCGTCGCCCTCGGCCTCCCCGCCGGTGTGGGCTCGCCCATGTTCGACGGCATAGAGAACCTCATCGCCCGCGCGGTCTTTGGGATTCCCGCAGTCAAGGGCATCGAGTTCGGTCGCGGCTTCGAGGCTGCGACCCTTCGTGGATCGCAGAACAACGACCCCTTCGAGATGCGCGACGGCGCCGCCTGCCCTCGCACCAACAACGCGGGGGGCGTCCTCGGGGGCATCAGCACGGGGGCGCCCGTCCACTTCCGCCTGGCGCTCAAGCCCACGCCGAGCATCGCGCGCGCCCAGGACTCCGTCGACCTCGTCGGCAAGACGGACGAACGGCTCTGCGTCCGCGGACGACACGACCCCTGCGTCGCACCGCGCGCCGTGCCGGCAGTCGAGGCCGTATGCGCCCTCGTGCTCCTCGACGCGCTGCTGGCCTTTCCAGCCGAGACGGACGAGTAG
- the aroA gene encoding 3-phosphoshikimate 1-carboxyvinyltransferase — translation MDITIHPHALTGSIRAVASKSAAHRLLVLAALAPTTTNLDCNSSSDDIEATVSCLEALGARIARTRVGFRVKPLPCRTGGDQGFPARSGAVLDCGESGSTLRFLLPVGCALGAQMRLTGHGRLASRPLSPLYEELVAHGARLSEKGRLPLEVAGKLRGGSFFIPGDVSSQYASGLLMAAPLLEGPTSIVVGEPIESRPYIDVTLEALRDFGVEVACAREAGAGGDVRRSVFTVPAAAQLASPGTAVVEGDWSNSAFWLAAAAMGGDVAVEGLRMDSPQGDRAVLAALAAFGARVRRGGTSAACAHDHLQGRTIDVSDIPDLVPPLAAVASIAEGSTRIVGAARLRLKESDRLETVCAALAALGADIRVEADGLAVSGRPTLSGGEVDAANDHRIAMMAAIAAAHATGSTTIHGAECVSKSYPRFFEDFTLLGGIAEERED, via the coding sequence ATGGACATCACCATCCACCCACACGCCCTCACCGGTTCCATCCGGGCCGTCGCGTCGAAATCTGCGGCACACCGCCTGCTCGTCCTGGCGGCGCTCGCACCCACGACGACCAACCTCGACTGCAACAGCAGCTCCGATGACATCGAGGCGACCGTCTCCTGCCTCGAGGCGCTGGGCGCACGCATCGCCCGCACCAGGGTCGGCTTTCGCGTGAAGCCCCTCCCCTGCCGCACAGGCGGCGACCAGGGCTTCCCAGCACGCAGCGGGGCCGTGCTCGATTGCGGCGAGTCCGGGTCGACCCTGCGCTTCCTGCTGCCGGTCGGCTGCGCCCTGGGAGCCCAGATGCGGCTCACGGGGCACGGCAGGCTCGCAAGCCGCCCGCTCTCCCCCCTCTACGAGGAGCTCGTCGCGCATGGGGCGCGGCTCTCCGAGAAGGGGCGCCTCCCCCTCGAGGTGGCCGGAAAGCTCCGGGGCGGCTCGTTCTTCATCCCAGGCGACGTGTCGTCACAGTACGCGAGCGGCCTCCTCATGGCCGCCCCCCTGCTCGAGGGTCCCACCAGCATCGTCGTGGGCGAGCCCATCGAGTCCCGCCCCTACATCGACGTCACGCTCGAAGCCCTCAGGGACTTCGGCGTCGAGGTCGCGTGCGCGCGGGAGGCCGGCGCGGGAGGCGACGTGCGCCGCAGCGTGTTCACCGTGCCTGCCGCCGCGCAGCTCGCATCCCCCGGCACGGCAGTCGTCGAGGGGGACTGGTCCAACTCCGCCTTCTGGCTCGCCGCGGCCGCCATGGGAGGCGATGTGGCAGTCGAGGGCCTCAGGATGGACAGCCCCCAGGGAGACCGCGCCGTCCTCGCGGCGCTCGCGGCCTTCGGGGCCCGCGTGCGCCGCGGGGGCACGTCTGCGGCTTGTGCGCACGACCACCTCCAGGGACGTACGATCGACGTCTCGGACATCCCTGACCTCGTCCCGCCCCTAGCGGCCGTGGCAAGCATCGCCGAGGGCAGCACGCGCATCGTGGGCGCCGCCCGGCTGCGCCTCAAGGAGTCGGACCGCCTTGAGACCGTGTGCGCGGCGCTCGCCGCCCTGGGCGCCGACATCCGCGTCGAGGCTGACGGCCTCGCGGTCTCGGGCAGGCCGACCCTCTCTGGGGGCGAGGTCGATGCTGCCAACGACCACCGCATCGCCATGATGGCCGCGATTGCCGCGGCCCATGCCACGGGTTCCACCACCATCCACGGAGCCGAGTGCGTGTCGAAGTCCTACCCTCGCTTCTTCGAGGACTTCACGCTCCTCGGCGGTATCGCAGAGGAGCGTGAGGACTAG
- the aroB gene encoding 3-dehydroquinate synthase has protein sequence MSETRRIRVRTPSRSYDVLVGRDLLDGVGRLTREACGGRRACVVSDSNVAPLYANAVAESLADAGYECTAQAFEAGEGSKNMGTLADLLEGLAQAGLDRDDVVIAVGGGVTGDIAGLAGAMYLRGCKVVQVPTSLLAMVDSSVGGKTAVDLSAGKNLAGFFFQPHLVIADVDCLDTLTPSLFTDSCGEVIKHAAIADAELLARLGEEPINAQGYDRGRLVEVIARNVRIKRDVVERDEREGGLRQVLNFGHTIGHAVEAASSFELGHGSSVAVGMCCIARASAARGWCTQDVADRIVSAVDAYGLPTGTDIDHRTIVSFAAHDKKRHGAGVNVITPRALGAVEVRHVTLGELAELVELGCAPA, from the coding sequence ATGAGCGAGACAAGGCGGATCCGCGTACGCACGCCCTCGCGTTCCTACGACGTGCTCGTGGGACGGGACCTGCTCGATGGGGTCGGTCGACTCACGCGCGAGGCCTGCGGTGGCAGGCGGGCCTGCGTTGTGTCGGACTCCAACGTTGCGCCGCTCTACGCGAACGCGGTCGCGGAGTCCCTCGCCGATGCGGGCTACGAATGTACGGCGCAGGCCTTCGAGGCAGGCGAGGGCTCCAAGAACATGGGCACGCTCGCCGACCTGCTCGAAGGCCTTGCCCAAGCGGGACTTGACCGCGATGACGTGGTCATCGCGGTAGGAGGCGGGGTCACGGGCGACATCGCGGGACTTGCCGGGGCCATGTATCTCAGGGGATGCAAGGTCGTGCAGGTTCCCACATCGCTGCTCGCCATGGTCGACTCGTCCGTAGGAGGGAAGACCGCAGTCGACCTCTCGGCGGGCAAGAACCTCGCCGGCTTCTTCTTCCAGCCGCATCTCGTCATCGCTGACGTCGACTGCCTCGACACCCTGACCCCCTCGCTCTTCACCGACTCCTGTGGCGAGGTCATCAAGCACGCCGCCATCGCGGACGCGGAGCTCCTCGCACGGCTGGGCGAGGAGCCCATCAATGCGCAGGGCTATGACCGGGGTCGACTCGTCGAGGTCATTGCCCGCAACGTCAGGATCAAGCGCGACGTGGTCGAGCGCGACGAGCGAGAGGGCGGCCTCAGGCAGGTCCTCAACTTCGGGCACACGATCGGCCATGCCGTCGAGGCAGCGAGTTCCTTCGAGCTGGGTCACGGCTCGTCCGTCGCGGTCGGCATGTGCTGCATCGCCCGTGCCTCTGCAGCGAGGGGCTGGTGCACACAAGACGTCGCCGACAGGATCGTGAGCGCCGTCGACGCCTACGGCCTTCCCACCGGCACCGACATCGACCACAGGACGATCGTCTCCTTCGCCGCCCATGACAAGAAACGCCACGGCGCAGGCGTCAACGTCATCACCCCCCGGGCCTTGGGGGCGGTCGAGGTCCGTCACGTCACGCTCGGCGAGCTCGCCGAGCTCGTCGAGCTCGGCTGTGCCCCCGCATAG
- a CDS encoding HAD-IC family P-type ATPase, translating into MTRGTTDKPARGLTAVEVAERVADGRVNINADVKTKSVGQIVAEHALTLFNVVNVGLAALVASTGQYRNMLFVGVVVSNLVIGVFQEIRAKVLVDRLSILTAKDVTVRRDGTERAIPVDQVVVDDLVLLSHGDQVPADGTVLRGGARMDESLLSGESNAIEKDVGDEVLSGSFVDSGSLEYRVTRVGAQGYAARINAEAKYVKAVHSEIMDTVQAVIRVATYLLVPMGLSLFLRTLLSSGGSYQEAALQSVAALVGMIPQGLVLLTSSVFAIATTRLASRKVLVQQSYCVETLARVDVLCLDKTGTITTGAMEVCDVVDGRGMRGEASEAALAVALIVAHANRADANETARAILSHGTGRGMEPVPCIRAVPFSSRTKYSGCTTADGRSLVLGAAQLVLGNLFATFEPTVRSFDPTVRVLVCAEVEGFAEDGSLQGVPRVVGFVGIRDQVRENAAQTMRFFLDQGVSLRVISGDDPLTVSAIAKSVGIPGAERCIDASGLEDTEELARAVRDCRVFGRVTPQLKRELVRQLRARGHTIAMTGDGVNDVLALKEADCSVAMASGSAAARNVAEIVLADNDFAHMPEVVAEGRRSINNLQRSASLFLTKTAYSAVLALVCILMPPYPLIPIQMSIISTAVIGVPSFLLALEPNHDRVSGAFLGNVLSRSLPASAAIVCELVATLVLFRALGWSRAVMSTLCMVQIAAVGVALIWRISRPLNPLRLFVLAFSVVYVIVSCTVCGDFIRVEFPAPDAGVVCAAVCACGVVFFNMLYDVSSERLPGSAFLESLNRKVGHIHDSND; encoded by the coding sequence GTGACACGGGGCACGACTGACAAGCCGGCCAGGGGGCTCACCGCCGTCGAGGTCGCCGAGCGCGTCGCCGACGGACGAGTGAACATAAATGCCGACGTGAAGACCAAAAGCGTGGGACAGATCGTGGCGGAGCACGCCCTCACACTGTTCAATGTCGTTAACGTGGGACTTGCGGCCTTGGTCGCGTCCACGGGCCAGTATCGAAACATGCTCTTCGTGGGGGTAGTCGTCTCCAACCTCGTGATAGGGGTGTTCCAGGAGATCAGGGCCAAAGTCCTGGTGGACAGGCTCTCCATCCTCACTGCAAAGGACGTGACGGTCAGGCGCGATGGCACCGAACGCGCCATCCCCGTCGACCAGGTGGTGGTCGACGATCTGGTGCTGCTCTCGCATGGCGACCAGGTCCCTGCGGACGGCACCGTGCTCAGGGGCGGCGCACGCATGGATGAGAGCCTCCTTTCCGGGGAGAGTAACGCCATCGAGAAGGACGTGGGCGACGAGGTCCTCTCGGGTTCCTTCGTCGACTCGGGAAGTCTTGAGTATCGTGTCACCAGGGTCGGGGCACAGGGCTACGCCGCTCGCATCAATGCCGAGGCTAAGTACGTCAAGGCCGTGCACTCGGAGATCATGGACACCGTCCAGGCGGTCATACGTGTCGCGACCTACCTGCTCGTCCCCATGGGCCTCAGCCTCTTCCTGCGCACACTGCTGTCATCGGGCGGGAGCTACCAGGAGGCGGCCCTCCAGTCGGTGGCGGCCCTCGTAGGCATGATCCCCCAGGGGCTCGTCCTGCTCACCTCCAGCGTCTTTGCCATTGCGACGACGCGCCTGGCGTCGCGCAAGGTGCTCGTGCAGCAGAGCTACTGCGTGGAGACCTTGGCGCGTGTGGACGTCCTCTGCCTGGACAAGACTGGGACCATCACCACGGGCGCGATGGAGGTGTGCGACGTCGTCGACGGACGGGGCATGCGGGGGGAGGCGTCCGAGGCCGCCCTGGCCGTTGCCCTCATCGTGGCGCATGCGAACCGCGCGGACGCCAACGAGACGGCGCGGGCCATCCTGTCCCATGGGACGGGCCGGGGGATGGAGCCAGTCCCTTGCATCCGCGCAGTCCCCTTCTCCTCGCGTACCAAGTACTCGGGGTGCACTACCGCGGACGGGCGCTCTCTCGTGCTGGGCGCGGCCCAGCTTGTGCTGGGGAACCTCTTCGCGACCTTCGAGCCCACCGTCCGCTCCTTCGACCCCACCGTCCGCGTCCTCGTCTGCGCCGAGGTGGAGGGCTTCGCCGAGGACGGGTCCCTCCAGGGGGTGCCTCGCGTCGTGGGCTTCGTGGGCATACGGGACCAGGTGCGCGAGAATGCCGCGCAGACCATGCGCTTCTTTCTCGACCAGGGCGTCTCCCTGCGCGTCATATCAGGTGACGACCCCCTGACCGTCTCGGCCATCGCCAAGTCCGTGGGCATTCCGGGCGCGGAGCGCTGCATCGACGCCTCGGGGTTGGAGGACACCGAGGAGCTTGCCCGCGCCGTCAGGGACTGTCGCGTCTTCGGGCGCGTGACCCCGCAGCTCAAGCGCGAGCTCGTGCGTCAGCTACGGGCCAGGGGGCATACCATCGCGATGACGGGCGACGGGGTGAATGACGTGCTGGCCCTCAAGGAGGCGGACTGCTCGGTGGCCATGGCCTCCGGGTCTGCGGCGGCGCGCAACGTCGCCGAGATCGTTCTGGCCGACAACGACTTCGCCCACATGCCCGAGGTCGTGGCCGAGGGACGTAGGTCCATCAACAACCTGCAGCGCTCGGCCTCGCTCTTCCTCACCAAGACGGCCTACAGCGCGGTGCTGGCGCTCGTCTGCATCCTCATGCCGCCCTACCCGCTCATACCCATCCAGATGTCAATCATCTCCACGGCAGTCATCGGGGTGCCGTCGTTTCTGCTTGCCCTCGAACCCAACCACGACCGCGTGAGTGGTGCCTTCCTGGGCAACGTCCTCTCCCGGTCGCTGCCCGCCTCCGCCGCCATCGTCTGCGAGCTCGTGGCGACCTTGGTCCTGTTCCGCGCCCTGGGCTGGTCGCGTGCAGTGATGTCGACGCTCTGCATGGTGCAGATCGCTGCAGTTGGCGTGGCGCTCATCTGGCGCATCTCCCGGCCGCTCAATCCCCTCAGGCTGTTCGTCCTCGCCTTTTCCGTGGTCTACGTCATCGTGTCCTGCACGGTATGTGGGGACTTCATCCGCGTCGAGTTCCCCGCGCCCGACGCTGGTGTCGTGTGCGCCGCCGTATGCGCATGTGGGGTAGTCTTTTTCAATATGCTCTACGACGTCTCTTCCGAAAGGCTTCCGGGCTCGGCCTTCCTCGAGTCCCTCAACAGGAAGGTGGGACACATCCATGACAGCAACGACTGA
- the acnA gene encoding aconitate hydratase AcnA, whose translation MTATTDFERAVASARIPRPLCAGSLRRLVYDVSKIPGAAHLPRALVVLLENCVRRATSDEQATELARRVIEAGLAGAQGSEIEFMPARALFQDFTGVPVFVDFAAMRDAVVERGGDPSRVSPHIPCTLVVDHSVIADFTGSDDAAERNQRMEAERNHERFAFLKWAAHSFDNVRIVPPGSGICHQLNMEHFCEVVCDDALAGGDVPVACFDTLVGTDSHTTTANGLGVLGWGVGGIEAEAAALGQPITMLVPPVVELNLTGALNDGVSGMDLALTVAQVLRSEGVVGTLVEVGGPGVRTLSATQRACVANMTPEYGATTTLFPVDDRSIEYLALTGRDPERIELARAYLEVQGVFGASEGRRYARRISLDLSTVALSLAGPSRPHDRVSPAGLRERFRDALASHGRAVGDLSFGYDTPEGSVTLTHGTIAIAAITSCTTATDPAMMVAAGLLARNAAGRGLAPKPWVKKVLAPGSHSTALLLSRAGLADALSQLGFHTCGFGCMSCIGNSGDILPQLKGVAAKAELASVLSGNRNFEGRISPDVSQNYLCQPALVVAYSLVGTVDVDLSSDPVGIGTDGVPVMLSDILPTDEEITATLGSFLDEGLFAQGGEGLFEGSAEWRRIDAGTSDVFSWDPDSTYVRRPPYFDLATHRDVVGISRARVLALLGDFVTTDHISPAGSIAADSPAGRYLVERGVSPAEFNTYGSRRGNHEVMARGTFANVKLSNALAQGRSGGLTTDLLDGEVKSIFDASVHYAEAGAPLVIVAGKLYGSGSSRDWAGKGPTLLGVRAVIAESFERIHRSNLVQMGVLPLQFVEGQSASSLGLDGTEVFDVEAVDLSAGMPTKREAVVTARRADGSGLRFECVVRVDTPMEGAFLAAGGILPYVLDQLL comes from the coding sequence ATGACAGCAACGACTGACTTCGAGCGCGCCGTCGCGAGCGCGCGTATCCCCCGACCCCTGTGCGCTGGTTCCCTCAGACGTCTCGTCTATGACGTCTCGAAGATCCCCGGTGCCGCACACCTGCCACGCGCCCTCGTCGTTTTGCTCGAGAACTGCGTGCGCAGGGCGACCAGCGACGAGCAGGCGACTGAACTCGCGCGGCGTGTGATCGAGGCTGGCCTCGCGGGGGCGCAGGGTTCCGAGATCGAGTTCATGCCCGCCCGCGCGCTCTTCCAGGACTTCACGGGCGTTCCCGTGTTCGTTGACTTCGCGGCCATGCGCGACGCTGTTGTCGAGCGCGGGGGAGACCCCTCCCGCGTGAGCCCCCACATACCCTGCACGCTCGTCGTTGACCACTCCGTGATCGCGGATTTCACGGGCAGCGACGATGCGGCCGAGAGGAACCAGCGCATGGAGGCCGAGCGTAACCACGAGCGCTTCGCCTTCCTCAAGTGGGCGGCACACTCCTTTGACAATGTCCGCATCGTCCCACCCGGGAGTGGCATCTGCCACCAGCTCAATATGGAGCACTTCTGCGAGGTCGTCTGCGACGACGCCCTTGCGGGAGGTGACGTGCCTGTGGCCTGCTTCGATACGCTCGTCGGCACGGACTCCCACACCACGACCGCAAACGGGCTCGGCGTGCTCGGCTGGGGCGTTGGTGGCATCGAGGCGGAGGCTGCGGCGCTCGGTCAGCCCATCACGATGCTCGTCCCCCCCGTCGTCGAGCTCAACCTCACCGGCGCTCTCAACGACGGCGTGAGTGGGATGGACCTGGCGCTGACGGTGGCCCAGGTCCTGCGCTCCGAAGGGGTTGTCGGCACGCTCGTCGAGGTGGGTGGTCCTGGCGTCAGGACCCTGAGCGCCACACAGCGTGCCTGCGTGGCAAACATGACGCCGGAGTACGGCGCCACGACGACGCTCTTTCCCGTCGACGATCGCTCCATCGAGTACCTGGCCCTCACGGGGCGCGACCCCGAGCGGATCGAGCTCGCGCGGGCCTACCTCGAGGTCCAGGGCGTCTTTGGGGCCAGCGAGGGTAGGCGCTACGCCCGCCGCATCTCCCTTGACCTCTCGACGGTCGCGCTCAGCCTCGCCGGTCCCTCCCGCCCGCACGACCGCGTCTCGCCGGCGGGTCTGCGCGAACGCTTCAGGGACGCCCTGGCATCGCATGGACGCGCGGTTGGCGACCTCTCCTTCGGCTACGACACCCCCGAGGGCAGCGTGACCCTCACGCACGGAACCATCGCCATCGCTGCCATAACGAGCTGCACCACGGCAACGGACCCCGCCATGATGGTCGCGGCCGGGCTTCTCGCCCGCAATGCCGCCGGGCGCGGGCTTGCGCCCAAGCCCTGGGTCAAGAAAGTGCTCGCCCCGGGCAGCCATTCCACCGCGCTCCTGCTCAGCCGTGCGGGCCTCGCGGACGCCCTTTCCCAGCTCGGCTTCCACACCTGCGGCTTCGGCTGCATGAGCTGCATAGGCAACTCTGGCGACATCCTCCCTCAGCTCAAGGGTGTCGCCGCCAAGGCCGAGCTTGCGAGCGTCCTCTCGGGCAACCGCAACTTCGAGGGTCGCATCTCACCCGACGTCAGCCAGAACTACCTCTGCCAGCCCGCCCTGGTCGTCGCATATTCGCTCGTCGGCACGGTCGACGTCGACCTGTCAAGCGATCCCGTGGGCATCGGCACCGATGGCGTGCCCGTCATGCTCTCGGACATTCTGCCCACGGACGAGGAAATCACCGCGACGTTGGGCTCCTTCCTGGACGAGGGGCTCTTTGCCCAAGGCGGCGAGGGGCTCTTCGAGGGCTCGGCCGAGTGGCGGCGGATCGACGCGGGCACGTCCGACGTCTTCTCGTGGGACCCCGACTCGACCTATGTCCGCCGGCCCCCTTACTTCGACCTCGCCACCCATCGTGACGTGGTGGGCATCTCCCGGGCACGGGTCCTCGCGCTCCTCGGGGACTTCGTCACGACAGACCACATCTCGCCGGCCGGATCCATCGCCGCCGACTCCCCGGCCGGTCGCTATCTCGTCGAGAGGGGCGTCTCCCCGGCCGAATTCAACACCTACGGCAGCCGTCGGGGCAATCATGAGGTGATGGCTCGGGGGACCTTCGCGAACGTGAAGCTCTCCAATGCCCTCGCCCAAGGCCGTTCGGGCGGGTTGACCACCGATCTGCTCGACGGCGAGGTCAAGAGCATCTTCGATGCGTCCGTGCACTATGCCGAGGCGGGTGCGCCCCTCGTGATCGTCGCTGGCAAGCTCTACGGCTCTGGGTCGAGCCGTGACTGGGCGGGCAAGGGTCCGACCCTCCTGGGCGTGCGGGCCGTCATTGCCGAGAGCTTCGAACGCATCCATCGCTCCAACCTCGTCCAGATGGGCGTGCTCCCACTCCAGTTCGTCGAGGGGCAGAGCGCCTCGTCCCTTGGCCTCGACGGCACTGAGGTCTTTGACGTCGAGGCCGTGGACCTGTCTGCGGGCATGCCCACGAAGAGGGAGGCTGTCGTCACCGCGCGACGTGCCGACGGGAGTGGGCTCCGTTTCGAGTGCGTCGTGAGGGTGGACACGCCCATGGAGGGTGCCTTCCTCGCCGCTGGTGGCATCCTGCCCTACGTCCTCGACCAACTGTTGTAG